In Sus scrofa isolate TJ Tabasco breed Duroc chromosome 12, Sscrofa11.1, whole genome shotgun sequence, the DNA window CCAGCGCCTAACGGGGCGCTTCCGTCAAGGCAAGATCTCGGAAGATCCGCGGGCACCAAGAGCCCCAGCCCACGGCGGGGCCACCCCTTCGCTTCCAAAGCACCACTCACTGCGTGTCCCCCTGGCGGATCAGGTCGCAGATCTGCAGGATGGACTCCCAGTCGGTCTCCAGAAGAAGCTGGCTGGTCGCTTTGTCTAAGGCGGAAACGCACCATGGCAGGAGCATGTCCTGTCCTGTGGTCCCTCAGCCCCCCCAGCTCACAGCAGGCAGGAGGGGCTGCCCCTTTCCCATTCCAGGCACGTGGAGCAAATGGACGACCGCGTGGACATCCTCCCGACAGCCAACCACCAGCCAAGGGCTGTCCTTTCCCAAAGACCGCAGACAGCCTGGCAGACATCAACAGAGAACCCTAGGGGGGCTTATCCGGGGCACGTGCTGCCTCAAACACGACGTGCGCTCTCACAACTCAGGGAGTTCAATGCCATTTCTACCCTCTTCACAGACAAACTGAAACAGGTGAGGTCACTGCCTGGAATCACACAGCTTGCTGGGACAGACCCAAGATTCAATACTATGCTCAGCTGCTGCTCTGCAGTCCGAGTCCCTGCTTTTCAGCTCTTTAATCTATTTAACTAGCTCTCAACTGGCCCAAAGCTAAAAAGACACGCAGCACAGACCCCCTTCCTCTGCTTCAAGTGCTCTGGGGGGCGCAGACAGGGCTGGCCCGACAAGGAGGACCTCTACGTCCCCGCTGCCTCAGACGGACAGACGTGGACAGATGTGTCCCCCGGGCTGGCGCTCCTGCCCTGCCAGTACGTCTTCCCTGGAATCCAACAATGATCGATACTGATCTGGCAGTAATCTTCCGCGCTGATCACTGGAGGGCCAAACCCCCCCACAAGCCAAGTTCCTCCGCCTGCTGTTCCAAGAGCAAGGGAGGCCCCTCATCTCGGGTCTTCTCCAAACCACACTAAGGAAGACGGACAGCGGACCGAGCATGCCAGCCCCCAGAGCGCCTGCCCCAAACAACACAGTTCCTGGGGGGCGCGGGCGACTTGCCTATAAACATGCATTTTCCCTTTAAAGCCTGGGACCTCTAGGAGGCTCTGAAGGGTCGGCATTCCACCCCGACACACACAAGGAACGCCACCCTAAGCCCAGACGCTTCCTGCAGCCGAGCGGGGACAGACGGCGCCCGTCTGGTTCCCCAGCTCAGCAGCGCTCCAAAGGGCCTGGCAGGTCCCAGAGACGACGCTGCTGGCTACACCCGCCCGAGCCTGAATTTGGGTCTGAACTCCCAAATCCCTCGCAACCTAggtctttggggggaaaaaaggtctACTAAGACCTCATTTCACTGAGTCACCCGTCTTCGTGACTCAAGACGTGAGGCCCTCTCGGCCAAACGCTGGGGGTCGCTTCCCCGGGGCTCCTGGCCAGTCTCTTGTGCGGACCCTCACCCAGTCGGCCGGGGCCAGGTCCGCGCCCCGGGCCGCCGGGCCCCGCGTCGCCCGCGCGCCCAGGCCCCTGTGGCGCGGCTACAGTCCGGGTGCGCGGGGAGCCAGGGGCCTTCCCAATGAGGGGCCGGGGCCGCGTTACCTAGGAGACGCTCGAAGGTGCCGCTGCCGCGCCCCATGGCGACCCCAGACCCCGACCCGACGCCGCGGCGCTCCCTGCTGCGAACCGGCGCGCCCCCGACTTCCGCTTCCGCCTCTCTGTGGGCAAGCGCACGAGCACGCGCACGTCGCCGGCCAGTCCTGGAGACGCGGGAAGGCGGGCCTTTCCGCTCTCCCCAGACGCTGGCGTCGATTGGCCCGCGTCCGCTGACTGAAAGCACCGAGAACCACTGATCAGCCCGGAAGCGAGGCCTAGCCAATGAGAGCGGGATTGAGGGCGGGTCTTGCGTCGCCACGACGCTGAGTTACGGGTCCCGAGTCGGACCCAGAGGGGAGGGATGTGCCTACTGCTAGGGGCCACGGGTGTGGGGAAGACGCTGTTAGTGAAACGCCTACAGCCTATCCTTCCGCGCGGGGCGGGGGTGACGGGGATCGGGGACTGGGGGGACGCTGGtggggagcggggcggggggtcGTCGGGGGCGGGCACCCTGGGAGGGGTCCGGGTGGCGCTCCCTCCTCAACCCTGCTCCGAGTCCTTGACCGCCTCGCACAGCTGAGCAGCCGGGATGGCAAGGGCGACCTGGGCGATCCTCCTCCGACGCGGCCCACGGTAGGCGTCCGGCCCCTGCAGGTTTAGGAGAAGCGGGCCCCCTGTGCGGTTAGCAGAGCGCTTTGGGTTCCTTAAAAATGGAACCTGGCGAGTCAGTGTCTAGGATGGCCCTCGGGAAGTGGTGGGTGTCACTGGAAGGAGCCTGGCTCCACCGGGACAGAGCCGCCCGTTCCTCACCTGTGCTTTTGCTACTCGCCGCATAGGGCGAATCCCGCTGGTGGGCGTCGCTCCCCTGACTACAGCCAGCCCTGAAAGTACGAGCCCTGAGCATGTTTATTAGGCTTCTTTGCTTAGGGGTTCTGCCTTAGGGCCTGAACTCTTGAGAAGGCACACGTTGGGGTAAGTCGCAGTGTAAAGGGCTGAGCACGTTGCTATCCAGGAGCTTCCAGTGGGAAAGGGCTTGTTGTGGTCTCTTTGCAACCTGTTTTTTTCCCACAGGTGGGCACCAACCTGACGGACATCGTGGCCCAGAGAAAGATCACCATCAGGGAGCTGGGCGGCTGCATGGGCCCCATCTGGTCCAGTTACTATGGAAACTGTCGTTCTCTCCTGGTAGGTCCTAGTCTCTTGGGGCTTCCTTTGGGGAGGTATGTCCTCATTCCTGCATTGTCTTCAGTTTGAGTCTGGGGGGCCTCCAGCTTGCCCCCTGTCTTCTGCTCTCAGCCCAACGCGAGAACTTTCAGAGGGCCGGCTGAGGGCAGTGTTCCTTCTCTGTGGGTAACCGCCCGCCCACTCACTCGCCATGGGGGTTATTTATGTTTGGATTCTCCGGCCCTCTGGTCCGTCCCATCCTAGCAAGGCCTATATCCTGGATTCCAGGCCCTTCCGTGGCGACGTAATGGCCAGGCAGGTAGATCTCCACACAGGCGGACGCAACCCTGGTCTCGCAGCTCACTCCCCTCTACTCCTGCCTGAACCCAAAGCcttttttcttgctcttcctAAGCCAGGCCTGTGCTGTGAGGAGAGGTTTGGCAGAAACAGGGTTCTATAGAGGAGGAACCCTCGCCTCTGTTTCCTTCTACCCAGTTCATGCTGGACGCCTCCAACCCCACCCAGCTCTCTGCATCCTGTGCGCAGCTCCTGGGCCTCCTTTCAGCAGAGCAGCTGGCAGAAGCATCGGTGCTGATACTCTTCAACAAAATGTGCGAGTCCACGAGCTGAGTGGCAGtgtgcgccccccgcccccgcttcctTGGACTGTAGCCAGGAGGGTggctcctggggggggggggggcgctggggcAGGCATGGGGCAGCCCAGCCTGACCGGCTGCTTTTGCTCCAGAGACCTGCCCTGTTACGTGACGGTGGAGGAGATGAAGTCACTGATCAGGCTCCCAGACCTCCTCGCTTGCGCCAAGCAGAACATCTCCACGGCGGAAATCAGTGCCCGGAAAGGCACCGGCGTGTCTGAAGTGCTGCGCTGGCTCCAGGACCCCCACAGGACCAACAGCTGACTGCAGGGCGGAAGCGTGGCTGGCCTGCCCTGCGGCAAGAAAGCAGAGGTGGCGCTGTTCAGCCCCTGGCCATTGGCTGCTTTCATCAGGGTAGGATGACGCACCACAAGCCCTAGAAGATGGGGTTCTCTCCTGAGTTGCAGTGATGGGTCACCCGAGGCACCCAGGTTACAGAAAGCCCTGACATCGGCCCtctggtggcagggctgggagaggaCAGGCCTGCCGGGTGGCTTGTGTCTGGCCGCCATCCTGGCATGGTTCTACTGGGATTTGTCCTGTTCCTCCCAGGAGATCTGCTCTCTCAACTGGGGTTCAGGCTCCAACCTGTTGAGTTTCTGATACACAGATGGTGGGACTCCCCCCACAAGATGACACGAGGTGCACGAATGCAGTTGAGTAGGAAGAACTACCAGGCGTAGGATTAGGCATTGTAAACACTGTAAATAACCAGAGGGGCCTGGACAGCACAGGGCCCTACGGGTAGGCCAGGGTGGGGAGCCCCGCGGGAACACGGGCACGCTGGGGCGTTCCTGGCCAGGCCTTCGGGCCGCAGCTCCTCGTGTCCCACTGCATCCTTTCACCTCAGCTCAGGGAGACCTTGGGAAGCCATCTGTGCGTTGGGGCACTTGTGTTCTGGGCCCTGTGACATAACCGCGAACCTGGCTTGCATACGTCCTGGTCATAGCACTGGAAACCAGAATCTCCAAGTCAGCAAGGTTGGTTCCTTTCGAGGCTCCATTCCTTGCCTTCTGGCTTCTCGGGGCTGTCAGTGGTGCTGGgtgtccttggcttgtggccggGCTGGATTCCCTGCTTCTGTCTCCACGGGGTCTTCTCTCGTGAGGAAGAGCTGGGGCCCCCTCCAAACCTGCGGTGGTCTCATCTCAAGCTCCACAGTCCCACGTGCAGAGAGACCTTTTCCCAGATAAGGTCACCTCTGCACGTTCCAGAGGTTACGGCTTGGATGCTCCTCTTGGGGCCAGGACCAAAGCTCCTGTGATCAGGTCAGAAACCAGCTTGAGTGTGGCGGTGAATTTCTCCAGCAGCGTCCTCCGTCGCAGCTGGGTGTCTGGCTCATCGGGCCACGAAAGACCACCAGCCCAGGCCCTTGGCCATCAGGGGGTTTCCAGTCTGTTCCTACAGAGGTAAATGGCACCCTGAGAAAGCTCACACGTCCCACGAGGCAGTGTGGGCCCAGGCCTTGTTCCCCCAGTTCAATGCTGCTCCTCAGGTTCTCTACTGGGTTCAAGCTGGacacagcctgtgccaccttttttttttttttttttgctttttagggcctgcactcatggcatatggagattaccaggctagggagtccaatcagagctgcagctgctggccacggccacagccacagacacgcaggatccgagccacatctgtagttCCTATACTGCAgttcctggcaacgccagatccttaactcactgagcaaggccagggatcgaacccacaacctcaaggttcctagtcggatttggttccactgcgctacaaggggaactccgtgtGCCCCCTTCTCAGGCAGACCGCGTAGGTGCTGATGGGTCCGTGGAGACTTTGCACGACCCACGGTGACAGACTGGCAGACGTCCCCCAACCTCAGGGCACCCAGGAGAGCCTGGCAAGTCCTTGCAGTGTCAGCCAGGTGCAGGTTCACCTTCTGGCACGGCACAGGTGGCTCCGAAAGAAGCCTTTCAGCCTCGGCTGAATCTCTAGGTTTCCAAGCAATGGAGAGTGACACCTGGGAACGTGGTTTACCCAGAAAGCAGAGTCTTAAGCAGGGGAGGAGACTGCCTCCTCCCCACCGGCCCGGCGTCCGGAACAGGCCACCTTGAGTTGACAGCCTCAGGGATGAACAAGCAGGCTCCGGGCCGGTCAGCACAGCCTGTGACTGTGTCCAGTGGGGTGGACACCTCGACCCTGCTGTCGGGGTTCTCTGCTGTTTGTGGGGGTCTGCTCTGGGTCTGGGCCTCGTGACTGCCAGGGTCCAGATAAAgaaggggcaggagttcccgtcctggctcagtagagatgaatctgactaggaaccatgaggacgcagcttcaatccctggcctcgctcaaggggttaaggagccggcgttgccaggagctgtggtgtaggtcacagacatggcttggatcccaagctgctggctctgtggtgaaggccagcagctatagctccgaggcaacccctagcctgggaacttacacatgccatgggtgtggacataacaagcacaaaaaaaaaaaaagaagaagaaatagatcatttgaacagactaaTTACTAAAAACGAAactgagtatgtaataaaaacactgcctacaaacagaagtccaggaccagacagcttcacaggcaaattgttccaaacacacaaagaagaacttacaggagttcctgtcctcactcagcagtaacgaacccgactggtatccatgagtcCTAGGGctggaaccctggcctcactccgtggggtaaggatccagctgtggtataagttgcagatgtggtgcagacccgctgtggctgtggcgcaggccggcggccgcagctccaatttgatccctagcctgcaaacttccatatgccacaggtgaggccctaaaaagccaaaggaaaaagaaagaacttatatacccatcctccttaaacttttccaaaagattgaaagagaacactcccaaagacattctgtgaagccaccatcctAATACcgaaaccaaacaaagataccgaaaaagaaaagtataggccgatatctttttttttttctttttagggccaccctggcacatggaagttcccaggagaggggttgaatctgagccacagctgccagcctacaccaccaccaccaccaccaccacagcaacacaggatccaagccacgtctgcaacctacaccacagctcatggcaatgccagatccccaaaccactgagtgaggccagggatcgaacccacatcctcatggatgttagtcagattcgtttccactgctccacaacaggaactcctgggctaaCGTCTTTGATGAATACCgatgcaaaaactctcaacaaaatgtCAGCAAACTGACTCCAACAGCACCTAAAAAACACCAAGTGGAATGCATCCCACGTTCACAAGGACGGTTCAACACACGCAAATCCATCAATGTCATAGACCACGGTAACAGAAGAACAGCCAAACACCACGTGGCCACCCTAACAGAtgcggaaaaagcatttgacaaaatccaacacccatttgcgatcaaaactcttaccgaagtgggtacagagggagcGTATCTTGGCATGATCGCAGCCATTTATGACAGATCCGCGGCCAGCACACtgctcaacagagaaaagctgaaagccttcccgctaaaatcCAGCACGAGACAAGGGCGCCCTCACTGTGAATGGGACATTCCCACATCCCTACGCGTCCCGAGGTTCCCGACCGCCAACCGTGACCACACTCACCGGACCGCAGCCGATCAGCGCTTCGCCCAGGCCTCTGGTACCACAGTCTGTGGGCTCCCGAGTCAAGGATCCCTGGAAACTTCGCTTCTCCACCCACTCGCGTGCACAAGTCCCCAACGAGGCGCGTGGTGTCATCTGTGTCTTGGCTTATTGCCCAAGCAATTGTTGGTTGCGATGCTCAGTGTCATCTCTGCCTTCTGGCTTCTAAACTTCTCCAAAACGGGGTGAAGAGGGCCAGACGTGTTTGGGACCCTGTAACACTGGGGCCCAGCAGAGGGCCCGCCCAACCTGGGGAGCGCTGTATTAAAACCTTTGTTTTAACCCCATCAACGTCTGCTTTatttatcccatttttttttggcttttgtccttttatttatttatttattttttgtcttttgtccttttggcacccgtggcatatgtaggctgccaggctagaagttgaatcggagctgcagctgccggcctgcaccacaagcacagcaacatcagatccgagccatgtctgcaacctacaccgcagctcacggcaacgccaaatccttaacccactgagcgaggccagggattgaaccagcacctcatggttcctagtcgggtttgtttctgctgcaccacgacaggaactccaagttctgcCTCTTTCAGTATTTGCTTTCTTAATCTTATTACTCAATGACCCTTTAAAAATTTCCACCTTGGacttcccatcttggtgcagcggaaatgaaccggactgggaaccatgaggttgcgggttcaatccctggcctcgctcagtgggttaaggatcctgcgttgctgtggctgtggtgtaggcccgcaactgtacctctgattggacccctagcctgggaacctccgtgtgccacaggtgcggccctaaaaataaataaataaaacttcccCCGTGTTGGGAAGAGTCCCGTGACCCCCCGGCTCTTCCCTGCTCTCCTGTTGGCTCACACACTGCTTTTGTCAGGGGAAGGTGAAACGGCAAATTCCCTAAGGCTTCCcaaggtcttttttttggggtcttttagagccgcacccacagtatgtggaagcgCCTGACACCAGTCGGATTCTgagcctgctgagccactgccGCGACTCGGCGTGCTGCGGGCTCCGACACCGCGGGCAGCTCAATGCCGCGCTCGCCAGTGCCAAGTTCCCGGCAGATGGTACCGATGAGGGGGACCGGCAGTACACACGGGCGGCACGTTCCCACACACGACCCAGAATCGCCGTCCCCACTGCTCCCTCCCAGGCACTCCAATCTGCCTGATGGGCCACTCGGGGTTTGACACGTGGGTTTCATAGTAACTCTGCTGCGAGGACACCGACACTCAAAGAGAGGCCGCCCCAACGGCCGTGGGGCGACGGGGCTGAGTCCTGGCTACTGCATGGCCACCTggccaccaccccccaccccgcccccgccaggaCCACCCACCATGAGGAAACACAACCCTGAGACGGGGACAGCTTCTGcaatttaaatcttttaattGGAAGATAAACTTCCTGACACAGAATGCCAACCTGGGGAAGGGCAAACAGACCCACACAACTCCATGCTCTCTGCAGGGCCGCTGCGGCCAGCACTGGGGCCGGGCACCCCCTGCACTGCCCAGGCCGGCTCTGCTGGCTAGAGGGCCCTGAGCTGGGGAGGGCGAGGAGGGAGCCCACCGGCTGTCCTTCCCAAGAGAGCTGTGAGCAGCCCCCCCACCCAATGCTTGGCTGCTCACAGCCCAGAAGCCTCAGCCCCTTGCTTGAACCCCACACCCGGGCAGGACAATAAAGCCAGACGCTCCCTCCCTCGGGGCCAGCAGGAGAGTCCAACCTCGCCAGGCCCTCCTCGGCAAGAACTCACACGGCCCTCCGACCACAACAAAGTCCTCGTGGTCAAACCACTCTGGACCGGGGAGGCCTCCCCAGACCGCAGTGCAGGTGGCTCAGACTGCAGCTGAGCGGAGGTGGCTCTGCCTGCGTCTGTGGGGACGTGACAGCAGTGCCACAAACTGGTCCAGGTGACTGGATGCTGACGGCTGTGCTGCTCTGTCACAGCCACCAGAGCCTCAGTTATGGGCTCAGTCGACCTGACTCGACACTGTCCACAATGAACTGGCATTTAGGGACAGAATTATGGGATTGGCTCTCCCTAAAGCGGCCCTGGCTTCTGTTCCAGGCTGGATCTGAGTGTCCAGAGCAAAGTTTCACGTGACACCAGGCTCAGGGGGACAACGCAGGCCGCGTATCGTATCACCCAGAGCCAGCCCCATCTACAGGCTCAGGAGAACGACGGCCTGAAGGAGACGTGGCCCTGCTGGCGGTCACTCACCACAGAGCAGTCctcagggagaagggagaagaccGAAGCCCTCGCCCCGCCTGAGGCCCGGGGTGAGCTCCGAGGAAGGGGCCCTCAACCACAGGCCACCCGCCGGCTCACCCTGGCCCAGGGGCAGGCGCTCTGCTGGGTCGCCGTCACACACGCGTCTGCGGCTTCTTCCCGGGCTCGGGGCGGGGTGGCCGTGGGGACTGGGTCCCcagccgctgctgctgctgcagcttctTCAGCGCCCTGTAGGCCTGCACGGCCCgctccctctcctcctggacAATCCGCCGTCGGGCCAGCGAGGTGGCCGGAGGCTGGGACACCCCGCCGGAGCTTAAAAGCATCTTCAGCATCAGCGGTTTCTTTCCGGGCTGAGGAACAGAGATGGAGGCTAAGGCACAGGTTTGGGGGAGGCGAGGTCACAGAGCCCTGAGCTCGGTGCAATGGCCTTGGCCCAGTGAGGACACGGCGCTGCATCTGTGCGCCCTGGGCCAGGCAGCACGGGCGCGCGGCGAGCCCCCGGCCCCGCTTACCTGGCCGCCGCTCCCGCTCGTCCTGGGCTTCGCGGTCAGCTCTGGGGGCTGCAAGGCCACCTCACCGAACTCCACCGTGTCTGGACGGACAGAGGAGCACGGCTCAGGCCTGCAGTCCACAAGGCTGCAGCCCGGGCACCCAGGGCCAATGTCTGCCCACCCCCAACTCCAGGGAGACGCTGGTGCCcaggcccgcccccaccccccggaaCCAGGGCTGACAGTGGCTTCGGGCAGAGCGACCTCGGAGCAGCTCCTGCTCCAGCCTTTCGGCTGCCGCCTCCTCCCGCCTCCGCCGGACCTTCTCCAGCCGCCGCTTCTGGAACCTGAGAAGAGAACAGGGCTGTTCACGCCCTCGACTCGCCTCCCGACTCGGGAAGCAGGGGCCGCCCCACTCGCAGGGGGTGACCCAGAGGGCTCTGAACCAAGCAGGGCCCTCCAAAGCACCGAGCCGGGGCCCTCAGGGCGGTGACTGTGCCTCAGGGCCCCCAGGGTGACAATGCCTGGAGatgtggggggtggaggggaggacgCTGCTTAGCGCCCTACAGAGCACGGGACGCCCCCAGCCCACCCCGGACCACCTGCCCGAGTGTCaactgagctgctgctgccaagGGCCCTGCACAGTAGCACGTGACAGGGCCCCTTAATGTGACTGGAACCAACATTCAGTGACACCTTTGGAGCTCACTGTGGCTTCAGGGGGTACCAGGGACAGGCGTTTCCGCTGGCAAACGTGACCACGTGCATGATGGGAACTGACATGCAGAGAAAGCACAAAGCTGAAAACTACCAAGCTTGCGGAGAAGTTTCTGAGGAAAGTTTGGCTCGGTTCATGTCAGAAGTTGCAGCAAAGATAGAAACACACCTCAAAAGCCCTTGTTTGCTGAAATCTccgccccagcccccgcccgaggctcagggaggtgcCACAGTGCCAGCCTTCTCCAGCGCTGAGGGCAGGATGGGCAGGGGAGCCCTCTGGGTGCCAGTATCTCCACCCAACCCACCCGGAAGCGGAACTGAAAGGGCGCAGACCCCTGCGAATGACACCGCCGCAGGCTCTCCCATCTCTCTGGGGCTGGGAAGGTGAATCTGACGGCCGACGTGCGTAGGGCAGCCGGGAAGCCGCCAGGAGGGCACTGAGCCTCGCCCGTTCTCGACTTTCTGACAACTGGCCCTGGGGAACAGCCAGTCCTCAGCCTCTCTTGGACACTGTGGTGCTCTCCAAAGAAAGGCAGACAGAGCTAGGCCTTCAGAGTTCCATGGGTTCAGAGCCGCCCTGAAGCCCTGCAGAGAAGCAGTTCCGGTGGAGACAAAAACACCGGCTGATGGACCGGGTCCATGCTCTCCCGGAACCACGGGGTGTGTGGTGGGCGCCCCTCAGCAAAGAGACGCTGTCTTTGCTGCAGAAGACATCCGGGGACaccacagccctgcctccccagcccctccagccccacgCACGCCTTCTTCCGCTCAGACTTCTCCTTCCTGGGAGCCGCCTGCGCCTCGGGCTGCCGGCTGGCCTGGTTCTTGCTGAGGAACAGCACGTGCTGGGCCTCCTGCTCCATGCGCCGGACGTAGGCCCCATCGGACTCCCACTTCCTCTGCTTGAACTTGGGGACGGCGATGTCCGACTCCACGCCCTTTGCTTCCTTCTCCAGTGTCCTTCTGAAGGCCACCTGGGCTGAGGACAAAGGGAAACGTCAGAGCAGCGAGTTGGAGGGCGACGGGGTAGCAGGTGGGCACCAGGCTGGCCGCCCATGTGCATCTCCCCTCCGAGGCCACAGGAGGAAGACAGGCTCAAGTGGGAGCTCAAGAACGTCCAAGATGCCAGCTGGGGGCACCCTGGGCTGGGATCCCTGCAGCCCACCAGTACATGTCAAGATGgcctctgaaggaaaaaaaaaaaaaaaaaaaaaaggtgtggcgcagtggttaacgaatccgactaggaaccatgaggttgcgggttcggtccctgcccttgctcagtgggttaacgatccggcgttgccgtgagctgtggtgtaggttgcagacgcggctcggatcctgcgttgctgtggctctggcgtaggccggtggctacagctccgattcaacccctagcctgggaacctccatatgccgcgggagcggcccaagaaatagcaacaacaacaccaacaacaacaacaaaagacaaaaagacaaaaaaaaaaaaaaagatggcccctgaaggagttcccgtggtggctcagtggtaatgaacccaactagtatccatgaggacacaggttaaatccctgacctccctcactgggttaagggatccagcattgctgaagctgtggtgcaggccggcagctgcagctctgattggacccctagcctgggaacctccacatgctatggaggcagccgtaaaaagacaaaaaaggagttcccgttgtggctcagtggtcaacgaacccaagaagtatccatgaggacgcgggttcaatcctgggcctcgtcagtgggttaaggatccagcactgccgtgagctgtggtgtaggtcgcagactcagctcagatcccacgttgctgtggctgtggtg includes these proteins:
- the ARL16 gene encoding ADP-ribosylation factor-like protein 16 isoform X2, with amino-acid sequence MCLLLGATGVGKTLLVKRLQQLSSRDGKGDLGDPPPTRPTVGTNLTDIVAQRKITIRELGGCMGPIWSSYYGNCRSLLFMLDASNPTQLSASCAQLLGLLSAEQLAEASVLILFNKIDLPCYVTVEEMKSLIRLPDLLACAKQNISTAEISARKGTGVSEVLRWLQDPHRTNS
- the ARL16 gene encoding ADP-ribosylation factor-like protein 16 isoform X4 — protein: MGPIWSSYYGNCRSLLFMLDASNPTQLSASCAQLLGLLSAEQLAEASVLILFNKIDLPCYVTVEEMKSLIRLPDLLACAKQNISTAEISARKGTGVSEVLRWLQDPHRTNS
- the ARL16 gene encoding ADP-ribosylation factor-like protein 16 isoform X5, with protein sequence MCLLLGATGVGKTLLVKRLQQLSSRDGKGDLGDPPPTRPTVGTNLTDIVAQRKITIRELGGCMGPIWSSYYGNCRSLLPGLCCEERFGRNRVL
- the ARL16 gene encoding ADP-ribosylation factor-like protein 16 isoform X1: MCLLLGATGVGKTLLVKRLQQLSSRDGKGDLGDPPPTRPTVGTNLTDIVAQRKITIRELGGCMGPIWSSYYGNCRSLLACAVRRGLAETGFYRGGTLASVSFYPVHAGRLQPHPALCILCAAPGPPFSRAAGRSIGADTLQQNRPALLRDGGGDEVTDQAPRPPRLRQAEHLHGGNQCPERHRRV
- the CCDC137 gene encoding coiled-coil domain-containing protein 137, with translation MAGVGSRAAAPAGTAGPGRPGRPRGRRQRQPGKQRSAPQPGLHSKEKKKVNCKPKNRDEQEIPFRLREIMRSRQEMKNPISNKKRKKEAQVAFRRTLEKEAKGVESDIAVPKFKQRKWESDGAYVRRMEQEAQHVLFLSKNQASRQPEAQAAPRKEKSERKKAFQKRRLEKVRRRREEAAAERLEQELLRDTVEFGEVALQPPELTAKPRTSGSGGQPGKKPLMLKMLLSSGGVSQPPATSLARRRIVQEERERAVQAYRALKKLQQQQRLGTQSPRPPRPEPGKKPQTRV
- the ARL16 gene encoding ADP-ribosylation factor-like protein 16 isoform X3; translated protein: MCLLLGATGVGKTLLVKRLQQLSSRDGKGDLGDPPPTRPTVGTNLTDIVAQRKITIRELGGCMGPIWSSYYGNCRSLLRPALLRDGGGDEVTDQAPRPPRLRQAEHLHGGNQCPERHRRV